One window of the Colletotrichum destructivum chromosome 4, complete sequence genome contains the following:
- a CDS encoding Putative NACHT nucleoside triphosphatase, P-loop containing nucleoside triphosphate hydrolase gives MARNFHSASNIISETLHNHGLSLTGNSFQGSYLHFDNSSAANTELDCKKALFLTNPVDDHHEVESDKPSLVRKACEWILNNASFQSWFHYDTEPQLLWISGGSGMGKTMMALFLLDELEKNEALRGAPNDVLLFYFLDTRNEKRNTAVTLLRGLIHLLLQARPALLSHILPDFEIQKEGLFAPTSFEALWRIFASMLRDPAIGTVRCLIDGLDECQEASLVRLLRKITSLFGQEQHAHRRPRMEDARLKMILISREAPACILNNLASFPRIDISTAPTGGKVRKTVFNQEKGTTVTKTTTTSLGDSSQPKRRLAHIVRLAMQERKASLEAETANAQTIDGHTTPQPAFEHGFASLSLEESASPPPLNHTGHGAAGQQTAADHYMFDPPVEDEDTEESQDPFADPSNDQESETHAQWVFQARVEEQDDEEEMETSQGSLEHYINARVAELSQEMGYDESVSAMVDAGLRSRGDGTFLWVNLAVDEIKRHPVSELEDAVDQLLPGIDNMYCRMLLQIPPSLVPLAAALLRWVIAAQRPMYLSELSTALTLMGFHSPDPPEMVRQGIAACGALLSLTEDETVQIPHLSVEDFLTARSGPLWSDANLSQFYVDTAQVDGEIASFCIRYLEQGCLNAGWVSGEADDQAKAQQRVAEFPFLVYAVLFWPDHLRTASNPQVDLSSIFFQSNSSVRKSWWFTYYNWTSKKSFYWVPQNFNLLHLAAYVNIPFIAQQMELAGTLASRLDIKDSDGYSPLAIAASAGNTETFAYLSERGASQECLGGEDVFQLACEKGQAQIINYLLDKGYDVNKIYDPSGKELFKAVLSYARRPLGFVKECKVLERDHWSLLTNTSDCAETGLNLACIFGHASVAELLLRRGADISIASSTGWTALHAAAWMGQLECVVLLLQHCADILGTTDGGLNALHCAASRGKTSVVSLFLEQGVEIDGLTIKEKTALHLAAATGGPDTVKVLVAAGASTEALSQKGETPLHVAARKGNPKTVEALLAMGADPHATNMEGKSPGEMLKGIKSLTEEQKEALRILETFDSIGSMTSGSYQVGSEASAATPMSPITGAGSPSPGLVSPTSTLTSSSPSNSLPGYFTSPNQGHPPPHESWQSSHQSYSGSSAYSPGAYWSPPSQSAAGSRTYEPAPATVYQYPDQEQTQQHYRQVLPPPLSYTPGMGGQQGKAGMGTYLQPPPQVPSTVQKRRSLLSLRGLSERAERLLK, from the exons ATGGCCAGAAATTTCCACTCTGCGTCGAACATTATCTCGGAGACGCTTCACAACCATGGTTTATCGTTGACTGGAAACAGCTTCCAGGGTAGCTACCTGCATTTCG acaacagcagcgcagcCAATACCGAGTTGGACTGCAAGAAAGCCCTCTTCCTCACAAATCCGGTTGACGACCATCACGAAGTCGAATCCGACAAGCCTAGCCTGGTTCGAAAAGCCTGCGAATGGATTCTTAACAACGCCAGCTTCCAATCATGGTTCCACTACGACACGGAGCCACAGCTCCTATGGATCTCTGGAGGTTCTGGTATggggaagacgatgatggcccTGTTTCTGCTCGATGAGCTAGAGAAGAACGAGGCATTGCGGGGCGCGCCGAACGATGTCCTTTTGTTTTACTTCCTCGACACGAGGAACGAGAAGCGAAATACCGCTGTGACGCTTCTTCGAGGCCTGATCCATCTGTTGCTCCAAGCTCGTCCGGCGCTGCTGAGCCATATTCTACCCGACTTTGAGATCCAGAAAGAGGGCTTGTTTGCACCGACGTCCTTTGAAGCGCTGTGGAGGATATTTGCAAGCATGTTGCGGGACCCGGCCATCGGGACCGTACGCTGCCTGAtcgacgggctcgacgagTGCCAAGAGGCCAGTCTTGTCCGCCTCTTGCGAAAGATCACGAGCTTGTTTGGACAAGAGCAGCATGCTCACCGGAGACCCCGTATGGAAGACGCCCGTCTGAAGATGATACTTATCAGCCGCGAGGCGCCGGCTTGTATCCTTAACAATCTCGCCAGCTTCCCACGCATCGACATTTCCACTGCGCCTACCGGCGGCAAAGTTCGGAAGACCGTCTTCAATCAGGAAAAGGGGACGACtgtgacgaagacgacgacgacttcgctTGGGGACTCTTCTCAACCCAAAAGAAGGTTGGCACACATAGTCAGGTTGGCCATGCAAGAGAGAAAAGCCAGTTTGGAGGCCGAAACAGCCAACGCGCAGACAATTGACGGCCATACCACACCCCAGCCCGCTTTTGAACATGGGTTTGCGAGTCTATCCCTGGAGGAGTCTGCTTCACCTCCGCCGCTGAACCACACAGGGCACGGGGCTGCCGGCCAGCAGACTGCGGCGGACCATTATATGTTCGACCCGCCTGTAGAGGATGAAGACACCGAAGAGTCACAAGACCCATTTGCTGACCCGTCCAACGACCAGGAGTCAGAGACCCACGCTCAGTGGGTTTTCCAAGCCCGAGTCGAGGagcaagacgacgaggaggaaatGGAGACCAGCCAGGGTTCTCTAGAACACTATATCAATGCTAGGGTTGCCGAACTGTCACAGGAGATGGGATATGACGAGTCCGTTTCCGCCATGGTCGACGCTGGGCTCCGTAGCAGGGGTGACGGCACGTTCCTCTGGGTCAACCTCGCTGTCGATGAGATCAAGCGACACCCTGTTTCCGAGCTAGAGGATGCCGTGGACCAACTGTTGCCGGGCATCGACAACATGTACTGCCGCATGCTGCTTCAGATTCCTCCCAGTCTCGTTCCTTTGGCAGCGGCTCTTCTCCGATGGGTCATCGCTGCTCAGCGGCCCATGTATCTGAGCGAGCTATCGACCGCCCTCACCCTCATGGGCTTCCACTCCCCCGACCCTCCCGAGATGGTCAGACAGGGTATCGCAGCGTGTGGAGCTTTGCTGTCTCTAACAGAAGACGAGACAGTGCAGATACCTCATCTGTCGGTCGAGGACTTCTTGACGGCCAGAAGCGGTCCCCTCTGGAGCGATGCCAACCTCTCCCAGTTCTACGTCGACACAGCTCAGGTGGATGGAGAGATCGCATCTTTCTGTATACGCTACCTTGAGCAAGGGTGTCTCAATGCCGGATGGGTATCGGGCGAAGCCGATGATCAAGCCAAGGCACAGCAGCGAGTTGCCGAGTTCCCATTTCTTGTATATGCCGTATTGTTCTGGCCGGACCATTTGCGGACGGCATCAAATCCCCAGGTCGACCTCTCCTCGATTTTCTTCCAGAGTAATTCGTCTGTCAGGAAGAGTTGGTGGTTTACATACTACAACTGGAcctcgaagaagagcttTTATTGGGTGCCTCAGAACTTCAACCTCCTTCATCTTGCCGCCTACGTCAACATACCCTTCATTGCGCAGCAAATGGAACTCGCTGGCACTCTGGCCTCGCGCCTCGACATCAAAGATAGTGATGGGTACTCGCCTTTGGCCATTGCCGCATCTGCAGGCAACACGGAGACATTTGCCTATCTATCCGAGCGAGGAGCCAGCCAAGAGTGTTTGGGAGGCGAAGACGTTTTCCAGTTGGCCTGTGAGAAAGGACAGGCCCAGATCATAAATTACCTGCTGGACAAGGGGTACGATGTTAACAAAATATACGATCCCAGCGGCAAGGAATTGTTCAAGGCCGTTCTTAGTTATGCTCGCCG GCCCCTCGGTTTCGTCAAGGAATGTAAGGTCCTCGAGAGAGACCACTGGTCTCTGTTAACCAATACCTCCGACTGCGCTGAAACGGGCTTGAATCTGGCCTGCATCTTTGGTCACGCGTCAGTCGCGGAGTTGTTGCTTCGCAGGGGTGCCGACATTTCCATCGCAAGCTCAACCGGCTGGACCGCCCTTCATGCCGCCGCGTGGATGGGGCAACTTGAATGCGTCGTGCTTCTTCTGCAACACTGCGCGGACATTCTCGGGACCACTGACGGTGGGCTCAATGCTCTCCACTGCGCCGCGTCTCGAGGGAAGACATCGGtggtctctctcttcctcgagcAGGGGGTGGAGATCGATGGTCTGACGATAAAGGAGAAGACAGCGCTGCATCTTGCCGCAGCTACCGGGGGTCCCGACACAGTCAAGGTGCttgttgccgccggcgcctctACCGAAGCCCTGTCTCAAAAAGGCGAGACCCCTTTGCATGTGGCGGCGCGCAAGGGAAACCCAAAGACCGTCGAGGCGTTGCTCGCGATGGGAGCAGATCCACACGCTACCAACATGGAAGGGAAGTCCCCGGGCGAGATGTTGAAGGGCATCAAAAGCTTGACGGAAGAACAGAAGGAAGCGTTGAGGATACTAGAAACGTTCGACTCGATCGGTAGT ATGACGAGCGGGTCGTACCAGGTGGGATCCGAAGCCTCAGCGGCCACACCAATGAGCCCGATCACGGGAGCAGGAAGCCCTTCTCCGGGACTTGTATCACCAACCTCCACTCTCacatcttcctctccttccaACTCGCTGCCAGGCTATTTCACATCTCCCAACCAGGGCCATCCACCACCGCATGAGAGTTGGCAAAGCTCTCACCAATCTTACTCTGGTTCTTCGGCATACAGCCCCGGCGCGTATTGGTCACCCCCATCGCAGTCCGCGGCAGGTTCGCGAACTTACGAGCCTGCTCCGGCAACAGTCTATCAGTATCCCGATCAGGAGCAAACCCAGCAGCACTACAGACAAGTCTTGCCGCCACCGTTGAGCTACACGCCTGGGATGGGTGGACAACAGGGAAAGGCCGGCATGGGAACGTATCtgcaaccaccaccacaagTGCCGTCAACCGtccagaagaggaggagtTTGCTGAGCTTAAGGGGCTTATCAGAGAGGGCGGAGAGGCTTCTCAAGTAA
- a CDS encoding Putative alpha/Beta hydrolase translates to MLTRFSAKDPSGDDEDRGGGGSAGEARYSTKGTYGLKKCHDAEDAVADIVFVHGLTGNRETTWTDKSTGVFWPAHLLKDEVPRTRIVTFGYDADVVHFWAAASQNRVRNHAVNLINAVSQLRERTDTDDRPVIFVVHSLGGLIFEDAMLASRNSAEAHIRSIYDSTAGVCFMGTPHCGSTLAGWATVFGQIATVVKKTNTSILKVLEPESEVLALIQGDFHTMLRNRADQGRPPLKMTCFYEELPVKGAGDIVPKHSAILPAYNSIGIHKNHMDMTKFSSAEDLGYLSVSTEILRWVRAIQKAQRSAAVAPNASSQTMPSPGLRVPAPSQGATGAYLSPGNSPLPLGYGSNAQWYPSGASYSQGDTVISGSINNHGNGKFVTGNTFQGPTSF, encoded by the exons ATGCTCACCCGGTTCTCTGCAAAGGACCCGTctggcgatgatgaagacagaggcggcggcggttcaGCCGGAGAAGCGAG ATATTCTACCAAAGGAACGTATGGGCTGAAAAAGTgccacgacgccgaagacgcaGTCGCAGA TATTGTTTTCGTCCATGGATTGACGGGAAATCGCGAAACTACATGGACTGATAAGTCCACCGGCGTCTTTTGGCCTGCTCATCTCCTGAAGGACGAAGTCCCCAGGACTAGGATAGTCACATTCGGctacgacgccgacgtgGTGCACTTCTGGGCGGCCGCTTCGCAGAACAGAGTCCGCAACCACGCCGTTAACCTCATCAACGCGGTATCGCAGCTCCGTGAGCGAACAGACACCGATGACcggcccgtcatcttcgtcgtccacAGCCTCGGTGGTCTCATCTTTGAggacgccatgctggcgtCGCGAAACAGCGCCGAAGCGCACATCCGGAGCATCTACGACAGCACGGCCGGGGTCTGTTTCATGGGCACGCCGCACTGCGGCTCGACCCTTGCGGGATGGGCAACCGTCTTCGGGCAGATCGCCACGGTCGTGAAGAAGACCAACACGAGCATCCTCAAGGTGCTCGAGCCCGAGTCCGAGGTCCTCGCCCTGATCCAGGGCGACTTCCACACCATGTTGAGGAACCGAGCCGATCAAGGTCGTCCGCCCCTCAAAATGACTTGTTTCTATGAAGAGCTCCCCGTCAAGGGCGCTGGCGAT ATCGTTCCTAAACACTCGGCCATTCTTCCAGCTTACAACTCCATCGGTATTCACAAGAACCACATGGACATGACTAAGTTCTCGAGCGCCGAGGATCTAGGCTATCTTTCGGTATCGACAGAGATTCTACGATGGGTTCGGGCGATCCAGAAGGCCCAGCGATCGGCAGCAGTCGCTCCAAATGCCTCCAGCCAGACCATGCCATCGCCGGGGCTTAGAGTCCCTGCTCCATCTCAAGGGGCTACGGGGGCGTATCTTTCGCCAGGAAACAGTCCCTTGCCTCTGGGATACGGGTCAAATGCACAATGGTACCCGTCGGGTGCTTCCTATTCCCAAGGGGACACCGTGATATCTGGCAGCATTAACAACCATGGCAATGGAAAGTTTGTTACCGGGAATACTTTTCAAGGGCCGACTTCCTTTTGA
- a CDS encoding Putative aspartic peptidase A1 family, aspartic peptidase domain superfamily, with amino-acid sequence MADIRRPLALLVGALLSSQCLSAPAGGAAPAPAAKGPAGVVQMPIIHFDSEATGILPLVDVGIGNPPQMVRMIIDTGSSDLIAAETGSAVCKDPEQQCTKGKSGLTLGSFDPKQSKGFQKVTGQTLDTSFGTGESYQGPMVKDALMLGGAQVPAAQIGLMETGKIPPNTPSFSVFGVGPVGNEGAATPYVNVPARMKEAGVISKNAYGVYLNDFKGSDGSITFGGMDTAKFDGKLQDIPLIPDNQGKFGQFVVSFSSMSVSGQAGAGTQGGNGTDKSKGKRKGARAAKKGAAAAANLISQPSPALLDTGNPALNLPLEAVTGMAKALGIKTEKDGDATLLGPMPCSLGSAGMSLVFGFDGDAVKMNVPLGILMFPDTGNGSGGGGGAAGQCRMPQVVGLEGGLANGLTSLGAPFLQAMYAVYDADLNKISLAQARMNVTESKVVPF; translated from the exons ATGGCGGATATCCGACGTCCACTGGCGCTGCTTGTCGGCGCCCTGCTTTCCTCCCAATGCCTCTCTGCACCCGCCGGCGgggcggccccggcgccggccgcaaAGGGACCGGCCGGAGTGGTCCAGATGCCCATCATCCACTTTGACAGTGAGGCGACGGGCATCCTCCCCCTGGTCGACGTGGGCATCGGTAACCCTCCGCAAATGGTGCGGATGATCATCGACACCGGCAGCAGCGACCtgatcgccgccgagaccggcagcgccgtctgCAAGGACCCGGAGCAGCAGTGCACCAAGGGCAAGTCCGGCCTCACTCTTGGCTCCTTCGACCCAAAGCAGTCCAAGGGGTTCCAGAAGGTGACCGGGCAGACCCTCGACACTAGCTTCGGTACTGGGGAGTCCTACCAGGGTCCGATGGTCAAGGACGCGCTGATGCTTGGGGGCGCGCAGGTGCCGGCCGCCCAGATCGGGTTGATGGAGACGGGGAAGATCCCGCCAAACACGCCATCGTTTTCGGTCTTTGGAGTCGGTCCTGTGGGGAACGAGGGCGCCGCTACGCCGTACGTGAACGTCCCGGCTCGTATGAAAGAGGCCGGGGTCATCAGCAAGAATGCCTACGGTGTATATCTCAACGACTTTA AGGGCTCGGACGGATCGATCACCTTCGGCGGCATGGACACCGCCAAGTTTGACGGCAAGCTCCAGGACATACCTCTCATCCCAGACAATCAAGGCAAATTCGGCCAGTTCGTGGTGAGCTTCAGTTCCATGTCTGTAAGCGGGCAAGCCGGTGCCGGCACCcagggcggcaacggcacggACAAGAGtaaaggaaaaagaaagggggcccgggcggccaagaagggcgccgccgcggccgccaacCTCATCTCCCAGCCATCCCCGGCTCTTTTAGACACCGGCAACCCGGCGCTCAACCTCCCGCTCGAGGCCGTTACGGGCATGGCGAAGGCGCTAGGCATCAAGACCGAGAAAGACGGCGACGCGACCCTCCTCGGCCCGATGCCCTGCAGCTTGGGCAGCGCCGGCATGAGCCTCGTTTTCGGCTTCGACGGggacgccgtcaagatgAATGTGCCGCTAGGCATCCTCATGTTTCCCGACACTGGGaatggcagcggcggcggtggcggcgcggcgggccaATGTCGCATGCCGCAGGTCGTCGGGCTGGAGGGCGGCTTGGCCAACGGGCTCACGAGTCTCGGCGCGCCGTTCTTGCAGGCCATGTACGCCGTTTATGACGCGGACCTGAACAAGATCTCGCTGGCGCAGGCCAGGATGAACGTGACCGAGTCCAAGGTAGTGCCGTTCTGA
- a CDS encoding Putative peptidase S8/S53 domain, peptidase S8, subtilisin, Asp-active produces the protein MTQSLESPRDLNVDDVRLASAAYTTFQEIAQVLRTSEKNVQLKIFYASLTAYCVIIRNHTSRIGQASVGSDNELITRTLCLLDSTIVLDPSTAEASTGARIRTLIRHWGDVRKLEDTTAKLQLIQPCLSFGKTAEECNDFLLSLATCEEELATRYPENSLAWMAEDFAPQKKIKEPSYAVWKAAQSMFNALVSCNNCPCEPAHEFGARLRLGTYRQPTGTACDMAIDAGQDFNMFLSMKKEWHEARVHMAKESVVRFGDGAAQLRRKIIRPKVQPSKVKSLCEPITKIMTMWAYRLELKVMREKLFILKPEKSESLVDRATEPVPLEYFLKSGSRSFTERTRRILAVILSSAVLHLHDTPWLKSTWSSSDVLFFRTSSSAIPLRPFLQTQLSSLEACPHYAAKFDGSNDNDTDKSDGFDPDDIDPDDTDFDDLIHQAQHHCPTLVTLAIILMEVYFVTPFDLLARNFGVILDEDETQPDLIRYINANLVFQACKDDLPEDTHFHQAVEKCLDPEIWEDDNGDRLDSETLRARIYEEIVRPLEVELSQAYSSIPIDDLDRFAQSLDFASWDQPVQDFNQQSAYDTAADDQLGRPSNTPSPGAMPLFYPPRPRALDPRTHHYSPSPPILIYQNRGSDTVLPILSNPPPMSGDYKSFKFFDDEAIPEAVTGEACYRYEKWKSDYTAVYDKFIPDELDITPVRVAVLDTGIDMTHPDVEARVERVKGTYNSLTDRHQSKVHDRNGHGTFTACLILDYAADVELFVAKIAEKDPSNPSVIAKAINWAVTEWKVDIISMSFGFPDRDIEGYVELENALQNAYANNVVLFAAASNSGGKLGRSFPAREPEVIAVHATDANGNRSHFSPTATDYDINLATVGEAVESAWPVVLCEDDTEYVKHKSGTSYATPIMAGMTAFLMMYARIHLPQQAHALKKQKAVKALLRRLADKGTGCKPRDDYHFVNVSLYSDNLFGKGKSFIDGTIKDILKST, from the exons ATGACGCAGAGTTTGGAGTCTCCCAGAGACCTTAATGTCGATGATGTACgcttggcgtcggcggcataCACAACATTCCAAGAAATCGCTCAAGTTCTGAGGACTAGCGAGAAGAATGTTCAACTCAAAATATTTTACGCTAGCCTTACGGCCTACTGTGTCATCATTCGAAACCACACAAGCCGCATCGGCCAAGCATCTGTTGGATCCGACAATGAACTCATCACGCGGACTCTCTGTCTCCTGGACTCGACCATCGTTCTGGACCCTTCGACCGCCGAGGCTTCGACGGGTGCAAGGATACGGACACTCATTCGACATTGGGGAGACGTTCGTAAGCTGGAAGACACCACCGCAAAGCTTCAACTCATACAACCCTGTCTAAGTTTCGGAAAGACTGCCGAAGAGTGCAACGACTTCCTCCTGTCACTTGCCACATGCGAAGAGGAATTAGCAACGCGGTACCCTGAGAATTCATTGGCGTGGATGGCAGAAGACTTCGCCCCCCAAAAGAAGATCAAAGAACCATCCTACGCGGTATGGAAAGCCGCGCAATCTATGTTCAACGCTCTGGTATCTTGCAATAACTGCCCATGTGAACCTGCTCACGAATTTGGGGCCCGGCTTCGTTTGGGAACCTATCGACAACCGACTGGTACTGCTTGCGATATGGCTATAGACGCCGGCCAAGACTTCAATATGTTTCTGTCCATGAAGAAAGAATGGCACGAGGCCCGGGTTCACATGGCTAAGGAATCAGTCGTTCGATTCGGTGACGGGGCAGCTCAGCTCCGGAGAAAGATCATTAGACCAAAGGTTCAGCCATCTAAGGTCAAGAGTCTTTGCGAACCCATCACCAAGATCATGACTATGTGGGCTTACCGGCTCGAACTGAAGGTCATGCGGGAAAAGCTGTTCATACTGAAACCAGAGAAGAGTGAGTCTTTGGTTGACAGGGCGACGGAGCCCGTCCCGTTGGAATACTTTCTTAAGAGCGGGTCGCGGTCCTTCACCGAAAGAACGAGGCGAATCCTCGCCGTGATCTTGAGTTCGGCGGTCCTTCACTTACACGATACACCGTGGCTCAAATCCACGTGGAGTTCCTCAGATGTTCTGTTCTTCCGCACATCGTCTTCGGCTATCCCCCTTCGGCCTTTCCTCCAGACTCAACTCTCAAGTCTCGAAGCGTGTCCTCACTATGCCGCCAAATTCGATGGATCCAATGACAACGACACTGATAAGTCAGACGGCTTCGACCCAGACGATATCGATCCGGACGACACTGATTTCGACGATCTGATCCACCAGGCACAACACCACTGTCCGACTCTCGTCACGTTGGCAATCATTTTGATGGAGGTGTATTTCGTCACGCCATTCGATCTTCTCGCCAGAAACTTTGGCGTCATTTTGGATGAGGATGAAACTCAGCCGGACCTTATCCGATATATCAACGCAAACCTGGTATTCCAAGCTTGCAAAGACGATCTCCCGGAGGATACCCACTTTCACCAAGCCGTTGAGAAATGTCTGGACCCAGAAATCTGGgaggacgacaacggcgatAGATTGGACAGCGAGACGTTGAGAGCACGAATTTACGAGGAGATAGTCCGTCCTCTCGAGGTTGAACTAAGCCAAGCATACAGTTCAATACCAATCGACGATCTCGACAGGTTCGCGCAGAGTCTGGACTTTGCGAGCTGGGACCAGCCGGTACAGGACTTCAACCAGCAGTCCGCTTATgacacggcggcggacgaccaGCTCGGCCGACCGAGTAACACCCCGTCTCCTGGGGCGATGCCTCTGTTTTACCCGCCACGCCCACGCGCTCTAGACCCTCGAACTCATCACTACAGTCCAAGCCCGCCCATCTTGATTTATCAAAACAGAGGCTCTGACACAGTCCTTCCTATTTTATCAAATCCTCCACCGATGAGCGGCGATTACAAGTCTTTCAAAttctttgacgacgaggccattcccgaggccgtcaccgGCGAAGC ATGCTATCGTTACGAGAAGTGGAAATCGGACTACACGGCTGTCTACGACAAGTTCATTCCGGACGAGCTCGACATCACGCCAGTCAGAGTCGCCGTTCTCGACACGGGCATCGATATGACACATCCGGACGTGGAAGCTCGCGTCGAAAGAGTCAAGGGGACATACAACTCGTTGACCGACAGGCATCAGAGCAAAGTACACGACCGAAACGGACATGGTACCTTTACAGCATGCCTCATTCTCGactacgccgccgacgttgagCTGTTCGTTGCCAAGATTGCCGAGAAGGACCCTTCGAATCCGAGTGTCATTGCGAAA GCGATTAACTGGGCAGTCACTGAATGGAAGGTGGACATCATCTCCATGTCTTTTGGGTTTCCAGACCGCGACATTGAAGGCTATGTCGAGTTGGAAAACGCGCTGCAGAACGCCTACGCAAACAACGTAGTCCTTTTTGCTGCCGCCTCGAACAGTGGCGGCAAACTCGGACGCTCGTTTCCGGCACGCGAGCCCGAGGTCATCGCCGTGCATGCCACCGACGCCAATGGCAACCGTTCCCACTTCAGCCCGACTGCCACGGACTACGACATCAACCTGGCTACTGTCGGCGAAGCAGTCGAGTCGGCATGGCCTGTGGTATTATGCGAGGACGACACCGAGTACGTCAAGCACAAGTCAGGCACGTCGTACGCGACCCCCATCATGGCGGGCATGACGGCATTCCTGATGATGTACGCGAGAATTCATCTCCCGCAACAGGCACACGCcttgaagaagcagaaggccgtcaaggcgtTGCTGAGAAGGCTGGCGGATAAGGGAACGGGCTGCAAGCCCCGTGATGATTATCATTTCGTCAACGTGAGCTTGTACTCCGACAACCTCTTTGGCAAAGGGAAGAGCTTTATCGACGGGACTATCAAGGACATACTGAAGAGCACGTAG
- a CDS encoding Putative aminoglycoside phosphotransferase, protein kinase-like domain superfamily, with protein MDATWKPDRDDIISATAKDLLERSQRPFYENLRGFRFSPKDVPDDVFVWVKHSLGGEPLRCEANTQYFVHSEISKMDDATRRMYRAPKVFDFFEAEIDELPYGILVMESVTGVPVSGVMRDIRRQNTEQRERGIGLVEGSASDDSLQQHQEQEHQQERHNKMASETQQRGQETTENPLAQPHNKEDEQKRILDGELLPLKNRVADAICFLLSLPKPPDTRPGLVSGTFPDLPPLRFVHEGLRLCYCDLNFDNLLLEDAEDPSGSIIIIDFEHASWPPYSFLIWEAWDKREFAMEERIRSRFGLELSRENVYALFALLRQREWDSAITISPSPSWAAV; from the exons ATGGACGCTACCTGGAAGCCCGATCGCGACGACATCATATCGGCGACCGCAAAAGACCTTCTGGAGCGCAGTCAAAGGCCATTTTACGAGAACCTTCGAGGCTTTCGGTTTTCCCCCAAGGATGTACCCGACGACGTCTTCGTTTGGGTCAAGCACAGCTTAGGGGGCGAGCCTCTGAGGTGCGAAGCAAACACTCAGTACTTTGTACACAGCGAGATATCCaagatggacgacgccacAAGGCGAATGTACCGCGCGCCAAAGGTCTTTGACTTTTTCGAGGCAGAAATCGACGAACTGCCATACGGAATACTCGTCATGGAGTCTGTTACAGGCGTACCGGTTAGCGGGGTCATGAGGGACATTCGCAGGCAGAATACTGAGCAAAGGGAGCGAGGGATTGGCCTCGTGGAAGGCTCGGCATCTGACGACAgcctgcagcagcaccagGAACAAGAGCACCAGCAAGAGCGTCACAACAAGATGGCATCCGAGACCCAACAAAGAGGTCAGGAAACGACTGAAAACCCGCTGGCCCAGCCACA CAACAAGGAAGACGAACAGAAGCGCATCCTGGACGGAGAACTTTTACCGCTCAAGAACCGAGTTGCGGATGCCATCTGCTTCCTGTTGTCACTTCCCAAGCCGCCAGATACCCGCCCCGGACTCGTCAGCGGT ACATTCCCAGATCTGCCGCCGCTCAGATTCGTGCACGAGGGTTTGAGGCTTTGCTACTGCGACCTCAACTTTGACAACTTGTTGTtggaagacgccgaggacccATCAGGAAgtatcatcatcatcgacttTGAGCACGCCAGCTGGCCGCCGTATAGTTTCTTGATCTGGGAGGCGTGGGACAAGCGAGAGTTTGCCATGGAAGAGCGCATACGGTCCCGTTTCGGCCTAGAACTCAGCAGAGAGAATGTTTATGCTCTCTTCGCGCTTCTTCGCCAGCGAGAATGGGATTCTGCCATTACGATTTCTCCTAGTCCTTCTTGGGCCGCCGTCTAG
- a CDS encoding Putative YjgF/YER057c/UK114 family, RutC-like superfamily protein has protein sequence MKLLGIFSLLSAASSLALEPNYTSPAGVEIYNPSTLFTPTGPWSLMSKAGNTVYIAGMRGIYPSNDTLAPVGIDRIRQAYANMIQLAELAGTDRFSAVRLVVYTTDMYRYRPLCNQAQTEFWGNDPNRHPPRSIIEVQRLNDDDIVEVEGTFLAP, from the exons ATGAAACTCCTTGGTATATTTTCACTATTGTCTGCGGCAAGTTCGCTCGCTCTAGAACCTAACTACACTTCCCCTGCGGGCGTTGAAATCTACAACCCCTCAACACTATTCACGCCCACTGGACCATGGAGCCTGATGTCAAAGGCAGGCAACACTGTCTACATTGCTG GCATGCGAGGCATCTACCCATCCAACGACACTCTTGCGCCAGTCGGCATCGACCGGATCCGCCAGGCCTACGCCAATATGATTCAGCTTGCCGAGCTGGCTGGGACGGATCGTTTCTCGGCAGTACGCTTGGTAGTCTACACGACGGACATGTATCGTTACAGGCCGCTGTGCAACCAGGCACAGACGGAGTTCTGGGGCAACGATCCTAACAGACACCCTCCCAGGTCAATCATCGAAGTGCAGAGGCTaaacgacgacgatattgtggaggtggaggggacTTTTCTGGCCCCTTAA